Proteins from one Clostridium cellulovorans 743B genomic window:
- the whiA gene encoding DNA-binding protein WhiA — MSFSAKVKSEVCRQTEYTKEEVTALLSAIMKASGTLTLGARRQFSFRVTTENPSIARLVFKLLKEYFNVHSKLMVKKGTSLKKNNIYMVVIQEETNVKELLLDVGVMQEIEGILTFSNEIPQEIIPSESAKKAYIRGAFLGGGSISNPEKTYHMEFVTHNSEYALGLSKTINEFQLNSKVIQRKNSYIVYIKEGEQIVDLLNIIGAHSSLLYVENIRIMKEMRNNVNRLVNCETANLSKTVNAAVRQIESIKLIQKEIGLARLPSNLREIAELRLKYPDESLKELGDMLNPPIGKSGINHRLRKIEKIAEEIARGEY, encoded by the coding sequence ATGTCATTTTCTGCTAAAGTAAAGAGTGAAGTTTGTCGACAAACTGAATATACAAAAGAGGAGGTTACAGCTCTCCTCTCGGCAATAATGAAAGCCAGTGGTACTTTAACCTTAGGTGCACGTAGGCAATTTAGCTTTAGAGTTACTACAGAAAACCCTTCAATAGCAAGATTAGTTTTCAAGCTATTGAAGGAGTATTTCAATGTGCATTCAAAGCTGATGGTTAAGAAGGGAACTTCACTAAAGAAAAACAATATATATATGGTTGTTATCCAAGAGGAAACAAACGTAAAGGAACTTCTTTTAGATGTAGGAGTTATGCAAGAAATTGAAGGTATTTTGACCTTCAGCAATGAAATACCTCAAGAAATAATACCAAGCGAATCTGCTAAAAAAGCTTATATCAGGGGAGCTTTTTTAGGTGGAGGAAGTATAAGCAATCCAGAAAAAACTTATCATATGGAATTTGTAACTCATAATAGTGAATATGCTCTTGGGTTAAGTAAGACTATTAACGAATTTCAACTTAATTCAAAAGTAATACAAAGAAAAAATAGTTACATTGTCTATATAAAAGAGGGAGAACAGATTGTGGATCTATTAAATATTATAGGTGCTCATAGTTCTTTGCTATACGTGGAAAACATAAGAATAATGAAAGAAATGAGAAACAATGTTAACAGGCTAGTCAATTGCGAAACTGCAAATTTAAGTAAAACAGTTAATGCAGCGGTGAGGCAAATTGAAAGTATAAAACTAATACAAAAAGAAATTGGTCTTGCAAGGCTCCCCAGTAATTTAAGAGAAATTGCTGAGTTAAGACTTAAGTATCCAGATGAGTCTCTGAAAGAACTTGGAGATATGTTAAATCCTCCAATAGGTAAGTCAGGGATAAATCACAGGCTTAGGAAAATCGAAAAAATTGCAGAGGAAATAGCAAGAGGAGAGTATTAG
- a CDS encoding LacI family DNA-binding transcriptional regulator has translation MAKAPSLKDVAKLAGVGLGTASRVLNNSGPVTDEKRQAVFEAMEKLNYKPNAIARSLKSKKTKTIGVMIPDISNPFYPEVIRGIEDVANKYSYSIFLLNTDRSREKEQKCLSVLQEKMVDGAILMSFSVPEEIKNHINNIPIVLISSIPKNTEFVTVRIDNEEAAYEAVNHLCKFGHKDIVMISGPLSDENAAIPRVQGYMRAMLDNGIKFSSENIVDGDFSSEWGYIAMKKILEREKIPTAVFTHSDNLAIGAIKAIMEKGLRIPEDISIVGFDGIASSEYIYPGITTIKQPRYEMGAMGMETLVKLINGVETKKLIKMDVQLVERNSCKNLLTEDK, from the coding sequence ATGGCTAAGGCACCAAGTTTAAAGGATGTCGCAAAGCTTGCTGGTGTTGGACTTGGTACTGCATCTAGAGTTTTAAATAACTCTGGTCCAGTAACTGATGAAAAGAGACAAGCTGTTTTTGAAGCCATGGAAAAGCTTAATTATAAGCCGAATGCAATAGCAAGAAGCTTAAAAAGCAAAAAAACTAAAACTATTGGAGTAATGATACCAGACATATCAAATCCATTTTATCCAGAGGTAATAAGAGGAATAGAAGATGTAGCTAATAAATATAGTTACAGCATATTTCTTTTAAACACAGACAGATCCAGAGAGAAGGAGCAAAAGTGTTTATCTGTGCTCCAAGAGAAGATGGTAGATGGAGCTATCCTTATGAGTTTTTCAGTACCAGAAGAAATTAAAAACCACATAAATAATATCCCTATAGTGCTTATTAGTTCTATTCCAAAGAATACTGAGTTTGTAACTGTGAGAATTGATAATGAGGAAGCTGCATATGAAGCGGTAAATCATTTGTGTAAATTTGGACACAAGGACATAGTTATGATTTCAGGTCCATTAAGTGACGAAAATGCCGCAATTCCAAGAGTTCAAGGATATATGAGAGCCATGCTAGATAATGGCATAAAATTTAGCTCAGAAAATATTGTTGATGGTGATTTTAGTTCAGAATGGGGCTACATAGCTATGAAGAAAATATTAGAAAGAGAAAAAATTCCAACAGCAGTTTTTACTCATTCAGATAATCTAGCTATTGGTGCTATTAAAGCAATTATGGAAAAGGGATTAAGAATTCCTGAGGACATTTCTATTGTAGGTTTTGACGGAATAGCAAGTAGTGAATATATATATCCAGGCATTACAACTATAAAACAGCCAAGATATGAAATGGGAGCTATGGGAATGGAAACCTTAGTGAAGCTTATAAATGGAGTTGAAACTAAAAAACTTATAAAGATGGATGTTCAACTAGTTGAAAGGAATTCATGTAAGAATTTATTGACTGAAGATAAGTAA